In Rhodamnia argentea isolate NSW1041297 chromosome 11, ASM2092103v1, whole genome shotgun sequence, one genomic interval encodes:
- the LOC115739351 gene encoding uncharacterized protein LOC115739351 isoform X7, translating into MPRKRAKRTVKQPASPPGGDEERPSERAQVEKRVAAIRAIRDVQIEHLLTELRLLRSCMTEEQMGSPVLQFFTENLPHLSFDLDREDGQFEVREGNKDGKLCLDNTDGKTLHASFLHRMSIAHPGNSDAVPYFGGFEFSSKGGKAGLLSTENLQVRDFVSDEPSDYQMLGLPDTLRTPGLSSQRLSIGMTPKTLRLPKPGEMLLSVRGSPLGVYKEENMEVINESDED; encoded by the exons ATGCCAAGAAAAAGAGCGAAGAGAACTGTTAAACAACCTGCTTCACCACCTGGTGGAGATGAGGAAAGGCCATCAGAAAGAGCCCA AGTGGAAAAAAGAGTTGCAGCAATCAGAGCTATTCGTGATGTACAGATTGAGCATTTGCTGACTGAATTACGTCTACTGCGCTCTTGTATGACTGAAGAACAGATGGGAAGTCCCGTGCTACAGTTTTTCACTGAAAATCTTCCACATCTATCATTTGACCTAGACAGAGAAGATGGGCAGTTCGAAGTCCGTGAGGGAAACAAAGATGGAAAATTATGTCTAGACAACACTGATGGAAAAACTCTACATGCTTCATTTCTCCACCGAATGTCCATAGCTCATCCTGGAAACTCTGATGCGGTTCCATACTTTGGTGGCTTTGAGTTTTCCAGTAAAGGTG GGAAAGCAGGCCTTCTTAGTACGGAAAATTTGCAAGTGAGGGACTTT GTTTCGGATGAGCCATCAGACTATCAGATGCTTGGGCTGCCAGATACTCTTAGAACTCCTGGG CTGAGTAGCCAAAGGCTCTCCATAGGGATGACACCTAAAACCTTAAGGTTGCCTAAGCCTGGGGAGATGCTTCTATCTGTTCGCGGTTCTCCTCTCGGTGTCTACAAAGAAGAGAACATGGAAGTGATAAATG AATCTGATGAAGATTGA
- the LOC115739351 gene encoding uncharacterized protein LOC115739351 isoform X4, translating to MPRKRAKRTVKQPASPPGGDEERPSERAHDDASTDMEVEKRVAAIRAIRDVQIEHLLTELRLLRSCMTEEQMGSPVLQFFTENLPHLSFDLDREDGQFEVREGNKDGKLCLDNTDGKTLHASFLHRMSIAHPGNSDAVPYFGGFEFSSKGGKAGLLSTENLQVSDEPSDYQMLGLPDTLRTPGLSSQRLSIGMTPKTLRLPKPGEMLLSVRGSPLGVYKEENMEVINESDED from the exons ATGCCAAGAAAAAGAGCGAAGAGAACTGTTAAACAACCTGCTTCACCACCTGGTGGAGATGAGGAAAGGCCATCAGAAAGAGCCCATGACGATGCTTCGACGGACATGGAAG TGGAAAAAAGAGTTGCAGCAATCAGAGCTATTCGTGATGTACAGATTGAGCATTTGCTGACTGAATTACGTCTACTGCGCTCTTGTATGACTGAAGAACAGATGGGAAGTCCCGTGCTACAGTTTTTCACTGAAAATCTTCCACATCTATCATTTGACCTAGACAGAGAAGATGGGCAGTTCGAAGTCCGTGAGGGAAACAAAGATGGAAAATTATGTCTAGACAACACTGATGGAAAAACTCTACATGCTTCATTTCTCCACCGAATGTCCATAGCTCATCCTGGAAACTCTGATGCGGTTCCATACTTTGGTGGCTTTGAGTTTTCCAGTAAAGGTG GGAAAGCAGGCCTTCTTAGTACGGAAAATTTGCAA GTTTCGGATGAGCCATCAGACTATCAGATGCTTGGGCTGCCAGATACTCTTAGAACTCCTGGG CTGAGTAGCCAAAGGCTCTCCATAGGGATGACACCTAAAACCTTAAGGTTGCCTAAGCCTGGGGAGATGCTTCTATCTGTTCGCGGTTCTCCTCTCGGTGTCTACAAAGAAGAGAACATGGAAGTGATAAATG AATCTGATGAAGATTGA
- the LOC115739351 gene encoding uncharacterized protein LOC115739351 isoform X2 produces MPRKRAKRTVKQPASPPGGDEERPSERAHDDASTDMEVEKRVAAIRAIRDVQIEHLLTELRLLRSCMTEEQMGSPVLQFFTENLPHLSFDLDREDGQFEVREGNKDGKLCLDNTDGKTLHASFLHRMSIAHPGNSDAVPYFGGFEFSSKGKAGLLSTENLQVRDFVSDEPSDYQMLGLPDTLRTPGLSSQRLSIGMTPKTLRLPKPGEMLLSVRGSPLGVYKEENMEVINESDED; encoded by the exons ATGCCAAGAAAAAGAGCGAAGAGAACTGTTAAACAACCTGCTTCACCACCTGGTGGAGATGAGGAAAGGCCATCAGAAAGAGCCCATGACGATGCTTCGACGGACATGGAAG TGGAAAAAAGAGTTGCAGCAATCAGAGCTATTCGTGATGTACAGATTGAGCATTTGCTGACTGAATTACGTCTACTGCGCTCTTGTATGACTGAAGAACAGATGGGAAGTCCCGTGCTACAGTTTTTCACTGAAAATCTTCCACATCTATCATTTGACCTAGACAGAGAAGATGGGCAGTTCGAAGTCCGTGAGGGAAACAAAGATGGAAAATTATGTCTAGACAACACTGATGGAAAAACTCTACATGCTTCATTTCTCCACCGAATGTCCATAGCTCATCCTGGAAACTCTGATGCGGTTCCATACTTTGGTGGCTTTGAGTTTTCCAGTAAAG GGAAAGCAGGCCTTCTTAGTACGGAAAATTTGCAAGTGAGGGACTTT GTTTCGGATGAGCCATCAGACTATCAGATGCTTGGGCTGCCAGATACTCTTAGAACTCCTGGG CTGAGTAGCCAAAGGCTCTCCATAGGGATGACACCTAAAACCTTAAGGTTGCCTAAGCCTGGGGAGATGCTTCTATCTGTTCGCGGTTCTCCTCTCGGTGTCTACAAAGAAGAGAACATGGAAGTGATAAATG AATCTGATGAAGATTGA
- the LOC115739351 gene encoding uncharacterized protein LOC115739351 isoform X5, which yields MPRKRAKRTVKQPASPPGGDEERPSERAHDDASTDMEVEKRVAAIRAIRDVQIEHLLTELRLLRSCMTEEQMGSPVLQFFTENLPHLSFDLDREDGQFEVREGNKDGKLCLDNTDGKTLHASFLHRMSIAHPGNSDAVPYFGGFEFSSKGKAGLLSTENLQVSDEPSDYQMLGLPDTLRTPGLSSQRLSIGMTPKTLRLPKPGEMLLSVRGSPLGVYKEENMEVINESDED from the exons ATGCCAAGAAAAAGAGCGAAGAGAACTGTTAAACAACCTGCTTCACCACCTGGTGGAGATGAGGAAAGGCCATCAGAAAGAGCCCATGACGATGCTTCGACGGACATGGAAG TGGAAAAAAGAGTTGCAGCAATCAGAGCTATTCGTGATGTACAGATTGAGCATTTGCTGACTGAATTACGTCTACTGCGCTCTTGTATGACTGAAGAACAGATGGGAAGTCCCGTGCTACAGTTTTTCACTGAAAATCTTCCACATCTATCATTTGACCTAGACAGAGAAGATGGGCAGTTCGAAGTCCGTGAGGGAAACAAAGATGGAAAATTATGTCTAGACAACACTGATGGAAAAACTCTACATGCTTCATTTCTCCACCGAATGTCCATAGCTCATCCTGGAAACTCTGATGCGGTTCCATACTTTGGTGGCTTTGAGTTTTCCAGTAAAG GGAAAGCAGGCCTTCTTAGTACGGAAAATTTGCAA GTTTCGGATGAGCCATCAGACTATCAGATGCTTGGGCTGCCAGATACTCTTAGAACTCCTGGG CTGAGTAGCCAAAGGCTCTCCATAGGGATGACACCTAAAACCTTAAGGTTGCCTAAGCCTGGGGAGATGCTTCTATCTGTTCGCGGTTCTCCTCTCGGTGTCTACAAAGAAGAGAACATGGAAGTGATAAATG AATCTGATGAAGATTGA
- the LOC115739351 gene encoding uncharacterized protein LOC115739351 isoform X1, with translation MPRKRAKRTVKQPASPPGGDEERPSERAHDDASTDMEVEKRVAAIRAIRDVQIEHLLTELRLLRSCMTEEQMGSPVLQFFTENLPHLSFDLDREDGQFEVREGNKDGKLCLDNTDGKTLHASFLHRMSIAHPGNSDAVPYFGGFEFSSKGGKAGLLSTENLQVRDFVSDEPSDYQMLGLPDTLRTPGLSSQRLSIGMTPKTLRLPKPGEMLLSVRGSPLGVYKEENMEVINESDED, from the exons ATGCCAAGAAAAAGAGCGAAGAGAACTGTTAAACAACCTGCTTCACCACCTGGTGGAGATGAGGAAAGGCCATCAGAAAGAGCCCATGACGATGCTTCGACGGACATGGAAG TGGAAAAAAGAGTTGCAGCAATCAGAGCTATTCGTGATGTACAGATTGAGCATTTGCTGACTGAATTACGTCTACTGCGCTCTTGTATGACTGAAGAACAGATGGGAAGTCCCGTGCTACAGTTTTTCACTGAAAATCTTCCACATCTATCATTTGACCTAGACAGAGAAGATGGGCAGTTCGAAGTCCGTGAGGGAAACAAAGATGGAAAATTATGTCTAGACAACACTGATGGAAAAACTCTACATGCTTCATTTCTCCACCGAATGTCCATAGCTCATCCTGGAAACTCTGATGCGGTTCCATACTTTGGTGGCTTTGAGTTTTCCAGTAAAGGTG GGAAAGCAGGCCTTCTTAGTACGGAAAATTTGCAAGTGAGGGACTTT GTTTCGGATGAGCCATCAGACTATCAGATGCTTGGGCTGCCAGATACTCTTAGAACTCCTGGG CTGAGTAGCCAAAGGCTCTCCATAGGGATGACACCTAAAACCTTAAGGTTGCCTAAGCCTGGGGAGATGCTTCTATCTGTTCGCGGTTCTCCTCTCGGTGTCTACAAAGAAGAGAACATGGAAGTGATAAATG AATCTGATGAAGATTGA
- the LOC115739351 gene encoding uncharacterized protein LOC115739351 isoform X3, whose amino-acid sequence MPRKRAKRTVKQPASPPGGDEERPSERAHDDASTDMEVEKRVAAIRAIRDVQIEHLLTELRLLRSCMTEEQMGSPVLQFFTENLPHLSFDLDREDGQFEVREGNKDGKLCLDNTDGKTLHASFLHRMSIAHPGNSDAVPYFGGFEFSRKAGLLSTENLQVRDFVSDEPSDYQMLGLPDTLRTPGLSSQRLSIGMTPKTLRLPKPGEMLLSVRGSPLGVYKEENMEVINESDED is encoded by the exons ATGCCAAGAAAAAGAGCGAAGAGAACTGTTAAACAACCTGCTTCACCACCTGGTGGAGATGAGGAAAGGCCATCAGAAAGAGCCCATGACGATGCTTCGACGGACATGGAAG TGGAAAAAAGAGTTGCAGCAATCAGAGCTATTCGTGATGTACAGATTGAGCATTTGCTGACTGAATTACGTCTACTGCGCTCTTGTATGACTGAAGAACAGATGGGAAGTCCCGTGCTACAGTTTTTCACTGAAAATCTTCCACATCTATCATTTGACCTAGACAGAGAAGATGGGCAGTTCGAAGTCCGTGAGGGAAACAAAGATGGAAAATTATGTCTAGACAACACTGATGGAAAAACTCTACATGCTTCATTTCTCCACCGAATGTCCATAGCTCATCCTGGAAACTCTGATGCGGTTCCATACTTTGGTGGCTTTGAGTTTTCCA GGAAAGCAGGCCTTCTTAGTACGGAAAATTTGCAAGTGAGGGACTTT GTTTCGGATGAGCCATCAGACTATCAGATGCTTGGGCTGCCAGATACTCTTAGAACTCCTGGG CTGAGTAGCCAAAGGCTCTCCATAGGGATGACACCTAAAACCTTAAGGTTGCCTAAGCCTGGGGAGATGCTTCTATCTGTTCGCGGTTCTCCTCTCGGTGTCTACAAAGAAGAGAACATGGAAGTGATAAATG AATCTGATGAAGATTGA
- the LOC115739351 gene encoding uncharacterized protein LOC115739351 isoform X6: protein MPRKRAKRTVKQPASPPGGDEERPSERAHDDASTDMEVEKRVAAIRAIRDVQIEHLLTELRLLRSCMTEEQMGSPVLQFFTENLPHLSFDLDREDGQFEVREGNKDGKLCLDNTDGKTLHASFLHRMSIAHPGNSDAVPYFGGFEFSRKAGLLSTENLQVSDEPSDYQMLGLPDTLRTPGLSSQRLSIGMTPKTLRLPKPGEMLLSVRGSPLGVYKEENMEVINESDED, encoded by the exons ATGCCAAGAAAAAGAGCGAAGAGAACTGTTAAACAACCTGCTTCACCACCTGGTGGAGATGAGGAAAGGCCATCAGAAAGAGCCCATGACGATGCTTCGACGGACATGGAAG TGGAAAAAAGAGTTGCAGCAATCAGAGCTATTCGTGATGTACAGATTGAGCATTTGCTGACTGAATTACGTCTACTGCGCTCTTGTATGACTGAAGAACAGATGGGAAGTCCCGTGCTACAGTTTTTCACTGAAAATCTTCCACATCTATCATTTGACCTAGACAGAGAAGATGGGCAGTTCGAAGTCCGTGAGGGAAACAAAGATGGAAAATTATGTCTAGACAACACTGATGGAAAAACTCTACATGCTTCATTTCTCCACCGAATGTCCATAGCTCATCCTGGAAACTCTGATGCGGTTCCATACTTTGGTGGCTTTGAGTTTTCCA GGAAAGCAGGCCTTCTTAGTACGGAAAATTTGCAA GTTTCGGATGAGCCATCAGACTATCAGATGCTTGGGCTGCCAGATACTCTTAGAACTCCTGGG CTGAGTAGCCAAAGGCTCTCCATAGGGATGACACCTAAAACCTTAAGGTTGCCTAAGCCTGGGGAGATGCTTCTATCTGTTCGCGGTTCTCCTCTCGGTGTCTACAAAGAAGAGAACATGGAAGTGATAAATG AATCTGATGAAGATTGA
- the LOC115739350 gene encoding ankyrin repeat-containing protein ITN1-like, translating into MMGDFDSLMELLDNNPSDYILNQKTPMDNNVLHIAARHRQASFVEQLIYRHPSGGSLLWQEDYKGHTPLHTAARVGCVDIVRVVIDYLRSSPPGDIEGGGLVDLLRKANADKETALHQAVRNGHSSAVKLLVEADPTLCDVSNNDDESPLYLAAAQGFLDIAELILDASPLPSPSSSSSGKGPKGMTALHAAICYTPQGHDCLRTMVNKRPHMISEGDDIGWTPLHYAAHLGKVEAVQILLRHEVSAAHLLAKDGASALHIAALVGHIDVMDELIKFCPDTCDSINSRGQTALHSAVLGGQIKVVKHVLETPKLEDLINARDRDGNTALHLAALCRDYDMMNILARDKRVDIRATNKERLTALGIFDGHEKVGFKAAKVQYLLEAWVCVNDMQDRAIKHVKRLEKRYGEERSSISITTGNMAYQEKFDKPNGCVHNNCLLIAVFIATVTFAAAFTLPGGYYNNGPDQGTATFVRQAAFKAFVVFNTTAFCFSVLAIYLQFDLSPTGEFEPMGMRHVHVAGVSIYIALLGMVLAFASGMYIVLAKTIGWGIIGYTLAGSMAMICLIGRFMKPKVRFGFQTRPPARSIKNLLVGMESSHRSSYTCKL; encoded by the exons ATGATGGGAGACTTCGATTCACTGATGGAACTGTTGGATAACAATCCCTCCGACTACATCTTGAACCAGAAGACGCCGATGGACAACAACGTTCTCCACATCGCGGCGCGGCACAGGCAGGCGAGCTTCGTCGAGCAGCTCATCTACCGGCACCCCTCGGGAGGCTCTCTCCTCTGGCAGGAGGACTACAAAGGTCACACTCCGCTGCATACTGCAGCGAGGGTCGGGTGCGTCGACATAGTTCGAGTCGTGATTGACTATCTGAGGAGTTCGCCGCCCGGCGACATCGAGGGAGGTGGGCTGGTCGATCTTCTTCGGAAGGCGAACGCCGACAAGGAAACCGCGCTGCACCAGGCAGTGAGGAACGGCCATTCCTCGGCGGTGAAGTTGCTGGTCGAAGCAGATCCGACACTGTGCGACGTGTCCAACAATGATGATGAGTCCCCGCTCTATCTCGCTGCCGCGCAGGGGTTTCTTGATATTGCCGAACTCATATTAGACGCTTCTCCACTGCCGTCGCCATCGTCATCATCCTCTGGCAAAGGCCCCAAAGGCATGACAGCATTGCACGCAGCCATCTGCTACACTCCGCAAG GACATGATTGCTTGAGAACGATGGTGAACAAGAGACCACACATGATCAGTGAAGGAGACGACATTGGGTGGACTCCTCTTCATTATGCTGCTCACTTGGGCAAAGTTGAAGCAGTTCAAATACTACTGCGGCATGAGGTCTCTGCTGCACACCTTTTAGCCAAAGACGGTGCATCTGCTCTTCATATTGCGGCGCTTGTTGGCCATATCGATGTAATGGACGAGCTGATTAAATTCTGTCCCGACACTTGTGATTCGATAAACAGCAGAGGACAAACCGCTCTTCACTCTGCAGTATTAGGCGGACAGATAAAGGTCGTCAAGCACGTGTTGGAGACGCCGAAGCTGGAGGATCTTATAAATGCACGAGATAGAGATGGAAACACCGCTCTCCATTTGGCTGCTCTTTGCCGAGACTACGACATGATGAACATCCTAGCTCGCGATAAGAGAGTCGACATCAGAGCCACGAACAAGGAACGTTTGACAGCCCTAGGCATTTTCGACGGTCATGAAAAG GTTGGCTTTAAAGCTGCAAAAGTTCAGTACTTGTTGGAAGCATGGGTTTGTGTCAACGACATGCAAGACCGGGCTATTAAACACGTGAAGAGACTTGAGAAGCGATATGGTGAGGAAAGATCAAGCATTTCCATAACCACAGGGAATATGGCCTACCAAGAGAAGTTCGATAAACCGAATGGATGTGTGCATAACAATTGTCTGCTCATCGCAGTGTTTATTGCCACGGTCACCTTCGCAGCAGCATTCACACTGCCTGGCGGCTACTACAACAATGGGCCCGACCAAGGGACAGCGACTTTCGTGAGACAAGCGGCTTTCAAAGCCTTTGTGGTGTTTAACACCACAGCATTCTGTTTCTCGGTCCTTGCAATCTACCTCCAGTTCGATTTGTCTCCAACTGGCGAATTCGAGCCCATGGGGATGCGGCATGTGCATGTTGCTGGAGTCAGTATTTACATCGCCCTTCTGGGAATGGTCCTAGCCTTCGCTTCGGGCATGTACATTGTGTTGGCCAAAACCATTGGGTGGGGGATCATTGGTTATACTCTGGCAGGGTCAATGGCAATGATTTGCTTGATCGGTCGATTCATGAAACCGAAGGTCAGGTTTGGTTTCCAAACACGTCCTCCTGCTAGATCCATCAAGAACTTGTTGGTTGGTATGGAATCTAGTCATCGATCTTCATATACGTGCAAGTTGTGA
- the LOC115739352 gene encoding ras-related protein Rab11A, translating into MASGGGYGDASQKIDYVFKVVLIGDSAVGKSQILSRFARNEFSLDSKATIGVEFQTRTLVIQHKSVKAQIWDTAGQERYRAVTSAYYRGAVGAMLVYDITRRQSFDHIPRWLDELRSHADKNIVIILIGNKTDLENQRAVPTEDAKEFAQKEGLFFLETSALDATNVESAFLTVLTEIFNILNKKSLVAGESPTNGNPASLAGKKIIIPGPAQEIPAKNKMCCG; encoded by the exons atGGCGAGCGGGGGAGGCTACGGGGATGCCAGCCAGAAGATCGACTACGTCTTCAAGGTGGTCCTGATCGGTGACTCCGCCGTCGGCAAGTCCCAGATACTCTCTCGCTTCGCCCGGAACGAGTTCAGCTTGGACTCCAAGGCCACCATCGGCGTCGAGTTCCAGACCCGGACGCTCGTCATCCAGCACAAGAGCGTCAAGGCCCAGATCTGGGACACCGCTGGCCAAGAACG ATACAGAGCTGTTACGAGTGCATATTATAGGGGTGCGGTGGGGGCAATGCTTGTTTATGACATTACCAGACGGCAGAGCTTTGATCACATACCTCGCTGGTTGGATGAGCTGCGTAGCCATGCTGACAAGAACATCGTCATCATTCTGATCGGTAACAAAACCGATCTCGAGAACCAGCGTGCAGTGCCTACTGAGGATGCCAAAGAATTTGCCCAGAAGGAAGGGCTCTTCTTCTTGGAGACCTCTGCATTGGATGCTACCAACGTCGAAAGCGCATTCTTGACTGTCTTGACCGAGATATTCAACATCCTCAACAAGAAGAGCCTAGTTGCTGGGGAGAGCCCAACCAATGGCAATCCTGCATCTTTGGCTGGCAAAAAGATCATCATCCCCGGTCCTGCCCAAGAAATCCCAGCCAAGAACAAAATGTGTTGTGGATGA